A single window of Papaver somniferum cultivar HN1 unplaced genomic scaffold, ASM357369v1 unplaced-scaffold_139, whole genome shotgun sequence DNA harbors:
- the LOC113335191 gene encoding aldehyde oxidase GLOX1-like: MEAKYVVVFSALIFSLFNLGETATTGSWKLLKKSIGISAMHTQLLPNDRVIMFDRTDFGQSKILLPEEICTDVSADDQIDCSAHSVELNLLDRKVRPLTVFTDTWCSSGSLAPDGMLLQSGGSGTGQRAVRTFRPCANCDWTEDQKGLVVPRWYASNQILPNGKVIAVGGRGQFNYEFIPKSTLPSDFKVFALPFLRETRDAVENNLYPFTHLSTDGNLFIFANTKSILFDYVNNRVVRNDYPVMPGGVSRNYPSTGSSVLLPLKLGSINSSIGAVPDAEIFICGGAPPNSYISAIKGTFLPAAKSCGRLMITAKQPKWVMEEMPIERVMGDMLLLPTGDVLLINGAKKGTAGWYLGREPVLNPVLYQPESGKFELMQPSKTPRMYHSTAILIADGRVLVGGSNPNSNYNFTEMFPTELSVEVFSPPYLSSGPRPRINLRKLKTEISYKEPISIGFVSKKNGGMEKVFVTMVAPSFNTHSFSMNQRMLVLKTNQVRQVTGNYHVIDCFAPDTPNIAPPGYYLLFVVRNGIPSRGSWMHIS, encoded by the coding sequence atggaagcaaaatatgttGTAGTTTTCTCAGCTTTAATCTTTTCTCTTTTTAACCTAGGCGAAACAGCTACTACAGGTAGTTGGAAACTACTGAAGAAAAGTATTGGTATTTCCGCAATGCATACTCAACTATTGCCAAATGATCGAGTTATTATGTTCGACAGAACTGATTTTGGTCAATCAAAAATTTTATTGCCAGAAGAAATTTGTACCGATGTTTCTGCTGATGATCAAATCGATTGTTCAGCTCACTCGGTCGAACTAAACCTTTTGGATAGAAAAGTACGCCCACTTACAGTGTTTACCGATACTTGGTGCTCTTCTGGTTCATTAGCACCTGATGGCATGCTACTACAAAGCGGTGGATCCGGCACTGGTCAACGTGCCGTTCGAACTTTTCGGCCGTGCGCTAACTGTGATTGGACGGAGGATCAAAAAGGGCTAGTTGTTCCCCGATGGTACGCGTCTAACCAAATTTTGCCGAATGGGAAAGTTATTGCCGTTGGTGGTAGAGGTCAGTTTAATTACGAGTTCATCCCCAAAAGCACATTGCCATCCGATTTCAAAGTCTTTGCACTTCCATTTCTAAGAGAAACCAGAGATGCCGTAGAGAACAATTTATACCCATTTACTCATCTCTCAACTGATGGGAACCTTTTCATCTTTGCTAACACTAAATCAATTTTGTTTGATTATGTAAACAATCGAGTTGTTCGAAATGATTATCCAGTCATGCCAGGTGGAGTTTCACGCAATTATCCAAGCACTGGTTCATCTGTACTGCTCCCTCTAAAACTTGGTTCCATCAACAGCAGTATTGGTGCGGTACCAGATGCTGAAATATTCATCTGTGGAGGGGCACCACCAAATTCATACATCAGTGCCATCAAAGGAACATTTCTACCTGCTGCCAAATCATGCGGACGTTTAATGATCACAGCGAAGCAACCAAAATGGGTTATGGAAGAAATGCCAATCGAAAGAGTCATGGGTGACATGCTCTTGTTACCAACAGGTGATGTCTTACTTATAAATGGTGCGAAAAAAGGTACAGCTGGCTGGTATTTAGGTAGGGAACCGGTTCTAAACCCCGTACTTTACCAACCGGAATCGGGCAAATTTGAGTTGATGCAACCATCCAAGACTCCTCGAATGTATCATTCAACTGCTATTTTGATTGCTGATGGGAGAGTATTAGTGGGTGGGAGTAATCCTAACTCGAATTACAACTTCACAGAGATGTTTCCTACTGAATTGAGTGTTGAGGTTTTCTCGCCACCATATTTAAGTAGCGGTCCTCGACCTCGGATTAATTTGAGGAAACTTAAAACTGAAATATCTTACAAGGAGCCAATTTCCATTGGTTTTGTTTCGAAAAAGAACGGAGGGATGGAGAAAGTCTTTGTCACCATGGTTGCACCATCATTCAACACAcattctttctccatgaaccaaAGGATgctggttttgaaaaccaatcaAGTACGTCAAGTCACCGGCAATTATCATGTCATTGACTGTTTTGCTCCGGATACTCCTAATATTGCACCCCCCGGCTATTATCTACTTTTTGTGGTACGAAATGGGATTCCTAGTAGGGGAAGCTGGATGCATATCAGTTAA